A portion of the Cryptomeria japonica chromosome 5, Sugi_1.0, whole genome shotgun sequence genome contains these proteins:
- the LOC131064126 gene encoding uncharacterized protein LOC131064126, whose translation MERHPSIVWTPCAAHCIDLMLEDIGKIPWVKRCVERARNVCKFVYNHSWVLALMRQYTEQKELARPRITRFATNFLTLQSMLRFKSALRRMIVGEEWSSSSYATTPAGKDMADCIFDEQGFWVPCDEIVKFVKPLVVLLRVADGDKPAMGYIYEGMDRAKEAIRFVYGGDESKYGPIWEIIDRRWHHQLHRPIHAVAYYLNPAFRFIPSFKADVEVLNGLYAIMEKMGHAGTS comes from the exons atggagaggcacccatctatagtttggactccatgtgctgctcattgcattgacctcatgctggaggatattggaaaaatcccatgggtcaagagatgtgtagaaagggcaagaaatgtctgcaaatttgtatataatcattcatgggtgttggctcttatgagacaatacacagagcaaaaggagttagctcgtccaagaatcacaagatttgccacaaacttcctcacattgcagtccatgcttaggtttaagtctgccttgagacgtatgattgttggtgaggagtggtcttcctcatcctatgctaccacccctgcagggaaagatatggcagattgcatttttgatgagcaaggcttttgggtcccttgtgatgagatagtgaag tttgttaagcccttggtggttttgttgcgagttgcagatggagataagcccgcaatgggctatatatatgagggcatggatagggcgaaggaggccattAGATTCgtttatggaggagatgagagcaagtatggtcccatttgggagatcattgataggagatggcatcatcagcttcataggcccatccatgcggtagcctattatctgaatccggcatttcgttttatcccttctttcaaggctgatgtggaggtccttaatgggctatatgcaatcatggagaagatgggacatGCTGGTACTTCTTag